AACGATGCTGAAAACTTCAAGACGCTCGTGCAGATGTCCAAGGACAACAACGTGAAGTTGATTGTTTCTGTGGGCGGTATCGAAAACGAAGGCAACTTGAAGGCTATCGCCTCTTCCGAAGAACTTCTGCCGACTTTCGTTTCGAATGTCTCTAGCTGGCTTTCTGCAAACGGCGGCGACGGCGTAGAAGTCGACTGGCAGAACCTCACGGCTGAAGATGCCGAAGATTATGCCAAGTTGCTGAACGCCTTGGTCGATGGTCTTTCGGGCGCTCCGGTGACTGCTGTGATTTATCCGGCTGCCGGTATGGATGCTTACAAGGCTGACGCTCTGAACCGTCTCGCTTATGTGGATGTGTTCATGGCCGACCAGATGACCGAAGAAAATTCTTCCGTGGTCCCGAACCAGAGTGCTACCTCTGTCGAAGAAACTCTGAACGCAGTGAAGGGCGCTGGCGTGAACGGCGACTTGCTCGTTCCGGTAATCTTCCTTTATGGCAAAACTTGGAGCGGCGCTAAGGGTCTTGGATCTTCTCACCAGGGTACGGGTAGCGGTAACGAAGGTTACGTGTCCTACGCCGAACTTATGGGCAAGTTTGATTCTCCGGAATACAAGGTGACCTTCGATGCTTCTTCTAAGTCCGAAGTGGCCGTGAGCGATGCAGAAACTATCGTGTTCATGGGTATTCCGTCTGTGAAGGCTGTAGCTCAGCAGGTCAAGAGCGAAGGCATGGCTGGCGTTGCGGTTTACGACCTCTCGCAAGACCATCACGAACCGATTGTCTCCCTCTTGGTGACTATCGGCTTGCAGCTTCGCCCCGAAGTCAATTACAAGGCTAAGAAGAAGTAATTCTCTTAAGAAAAGTTCTTGTTGTAAGGCTTAAAAGATCCCGGCTATCCGCCGGGAATCTTTTTTATATGCGGGTGTATCCTGGGCTGTATGTTGCTGTACCTGTAAGCCTTTTTAAGGGATTCGTTATATGCGTTATAAGTATGCTCTAGGTAGTAATTTAATGCGCTAAGAATCTGTGCTAATTCTTCAGGATATGTCTGTACGCAGGTTTTTTGCGTTCGTTTAGGGATGCATTAACGAT
The genomic region above belongs to Fibrobacter sp. UWB10 and contains:
- a CDS encoding glycoside hydrolase family 18 protein, producing the protein MNIKPILLSLALGAAITAQAAADKVVGFYPYWSQYSQFYPKDIRYNFVTDIHYVGLAAGEDGSVAFADENDAENFKTLVQMSKDNNVKLIVSVGGIENEGNLKAIASSEELLPTFVSNVSSWLSANGGDGVEVDWQNLTAEDAEDYAKLLNALVDGLSGAPVTAVIYPAAGMDAYKADALNRLAYVDVFMADQMTEENSSVVPNQSATSVEETLNAVKGAGVNGDLLVPVIFLYGKTWSGAKGLGSSHQGTGSGNEGYVSYAELMGKFDSPEYKVTFDASSKSEVAVSDAETIVFMGIPSVKAVAQQVKSEGMAGVAVYDLSQDHHEPIVSLLVTIGLQLRPEVNYKAKKK